The Priestia koreensis genome window below encodes:
- a CDS encoding polymorphic toxin type 44 domain-containing protein, producing MFKKLIGSFLVSSLLLGVTSNVYADEAYTLNNADDVYDRVVDLKLFNIEENGELEFLGNKEDLNVNPNIYNEFLDKISSINFLVDKGIAHVENDFEVKVATPEEITEIAYSEGNGNLVDINDNSNVSPFNYKNNTYNRNKSITPYAVDPGLPKINLTSLVVANRKELKTLYESLLRTSPTGAYPAAVGYFVGKVREKGPWDYKIQPGYKYWYKEWQATTYAGTKIINSEYIGNYNYSYVGELLFSKTVLLKAGAAIGKGVGQKEDAKDKDAITLGYNDAVKYGK from the coding sequence ATGTTTAAAAAGTTAATAGGTTCTTTTTTAGTCTCATCTCTTTTATTAGGAGTTACATCAAACGTTTATGCTGACGAGGCGTATACTCTTAATAATGCAGATGATGTTTATGACAGAGTAGTAGATTTAAAATTGTTCAATATTGAAGAAAATGGTGAATTAGAGTTTTTAGGAAACAAAGAAGATTTAAATGTAAATCCTAATATTTATAATGAATTTTTAGACAAGATTTCTAGTATTAACTTTCTTGTTGATAAAGGAATTGCTCATGTAGAAAATGATTTCGAAGTAAAAGTAGCTACGCCAGAAGAAATTACGGAAATTGCTTACAGTGAAGGAAACGGAAATCTTGTAGATATTAATGATAATTCAAATGTTTCTCCATTTAATTATAAAAACAATACATACAATAGAAATAAAAGCATTACACCTTATGCTGTAGATCCAGGATTACCTAAAATTAATCTTACAAGTTTAGTAGTGGCTAATCGTAAAGAATTAAAAACTCTTTATGAATCTTTATTAAGAACAAGTCCAACAGGTGCGTATCCTGCAGCGGTGGGATATTTTGTTGGTAAGGTAAGGGAAAAGGGCCCTTGGGACTATAAAATTCAACCAGGATATAAATATTGGTATAAGGAGTGGCAGGCTACTACATATGCAGGAACAAAAATTATAAATAGTGAATATATCGGAAATTATAATTATTCTTATGTAGGCGAGCTTTTATTTAGTAAAACGGTTTTATTAAAGGCCGGAGCTGCTATTGGAAAAGGTGTAGGACAAAAGGAAGATGCTAAAGACAAAGATGCAATTACGTTAGGATATAATGATGCAGTAAAGTACGGAAAATAG
- a CDS encoding UDP-N-acetylmuramoyl-tripeptide--D-alanyl-D-alanine ligase: MIKRTLKEISLMVCGELQTRDNEKLIIKGVSINSKEISNGNIYIPIIRNKNGHDYIKEAIKNGASAVLWQKDQLNPPINDIPTIIVEDTLKALQKLANNYRNQLNVKVIGITGSNGKTTTKDMLASVLSPVFKVHKTQGNLNGKYGVPLTILNISDDSQVAVLEMGMSEKGEIETLSKIANPDIVVITMIGVSHISNLGSRSEISKAKLEIIKGLKPGGCLIYNGDEPLLKKGIETLDMKEYEKFSFGKSSCNDFYISSVLHEFNKIKFQVNDLSIPTYELNILGKHNVFNALAAIAVAKKMGISNEHILSGLSNVNLTGMRMEMISSEYGFKVINDAWNASPDSVQSAIETFQDLEGFGKKILVLGDMLELGSDEIRYHKEIAQDINSEKIYALFTYGNLAKYIAEEFEKKARNDIVIKCYQDMDNILKDLLTITDEKDIILVKGSRGMNLDALVTKLAKL; the protein is encoded by the coding sequence TTGATAAAAAGAACTTTAAAAGAGATTTCTTTAATGGTTTGTGGAGAATTACAAACAAGAGATAATGAAAAATTAATAATCAAAGGTGTCTCAATAAACTCTAAAGAGATTAGCAATGGTAATATATACATTCCTATTATTAGAAATAAAAATGGGCATGATTATATAAAAGAAGCTATTAAAAATGGAGCCTCTGCTGTTTTATGGCAAAAAGATCAATTAAATCCTCCTATTAACGATATTCCGACTATTATTGTCGAGGATACCTTAAAAGCTTTGCAAAAATTAGCTAATAATTACAGGAATCAGTTAAACGTAAAAGTTATTGGTATTACAGGGAGTAATGGAAAAACTACAACAAAAGACATGCTTGCCTCTGTCCTTTCTCCCGTTTTTAAAGTTCATAAAACACAGGGTAATTTAAATGGTAAATATGGAGTTCCTCTAACTATTTTAAATATTTCGGATGATTCACAAGTTGCGGTTTTGGAAATGGGCATGAGTGAAAAAGGAGAAATAGAAACATTATCGAAAATAGCAAATCCTGACATTGTTGTTATCACTATGATTGGAGTTTCTCATATTTCTAATTTAGGATCAAGATCAGAAATTTCTAAAGCTAAACTAGAAATTATTAAAGGATTAAAACCCGGAGGATGTTTAATATATAATGGTGACGAGCCACTTTTAAAAAAAGGAATAGAAACGTTAGACATGAAAGAATACGAAAAATTTAGTTTTGGAAAATCTAGTTGTAACGACTTTTATATCAGTTCTGTCTTACATGAATTTAATAAAATTAAATTTCAAGTTAATGATCTCTCGATTCCAACTTATGAACTAAACATCTTAGGAAAACACAATGTTTTTAACGCATTGGCTGCAATAGCTGTGGCTAAAAAGATGGGAATCTCAAATGAACACATACTCAGTGGTTTAAGCAATGTTAATTTAACTGGCATGCGAATGGAGATGATCTCCTCCGAGTACGGATTTAAAGTAATAAATGATGCTTGGAATGCCAGTCCAGATTCTGTTCAATCTGCAATAGAAACATTTCAAGATTTAGAGGGGTTTGGGAAAAAAATTCTAGTTTTAGGTGATATGCTAGAGCTTGGATCAGACGAGATTAGGTATCATAAAGAAATTGCTCAAGATATTAACTCGGAAAAAATTTATGCTTTATTTACTTACGGTAACTTGGCTAAATACATTGCTGAAGAGTTTGAAAAAAAAGCCAGAAACGATATTGTGATAAAATGCTATCAAGATATGGATAATATTCTTAAAGATCTTTTAACGATAACTGACGAAAAGGATATAATATTAGTAAAAGGGTCCCGTGGAATGAATTTAGATGCTCTGGTAACTAAGTTAGCAAAACTATAA
- a CDS encoding phosphopantetheine-binding protein: MDINVNDVEIKKKIKTLIIEVLDRELNIDDDTDLADEGLDSISTVELILLLEEELKLEVDDSDLIIENFITVNHIVKLLQHYNEKL; this comes from the coding sequence TTGGATATTAATGTAAACGATGTAGAAATAAAAAAGAAAATTAAAACATTAATAATTGAAGTATTAGATAGAGAATTAAATATAGATGACGATACAGATCTAGCTGATGAAGGTCTAGATTCAATATCAACTGTTGAATTGATTTTGTTATTGGAAGAAGAATTAAAACTAGAAGTAGATGATTCAGATTTAATAATTGAAAATTTTATTACAGTGAATCATATTGTTAAATTACTGCAACATTATAATGAAAAGTTATGA
- a CDS encoding helix-turn-helix domain-containing protein has protein sequence MVVKKAFKFRLYPNQKQIELINKTIGSSHFVFNYFVGKQKEKDEYWYMVNEMVQNGQLTESNWKGGFFNKNQSIKAVRELKKPDPFLKKVDRISLQKSIEIVNDSYTRYYKKQNNEPRFKSKKNPV, from the coding sequence ATGGTAGTGAAAAAGGCTTTCAAATTTCGACTTTATCCAAATCAAAAGCAAATTGAACTGATTAACAAAACGATTGGAAGTTCTCACTTTGTCTTTAACTATTTTGTCGGCAAGCAAAAAGAGAAAGATGAGTATTGGTACATGGTCAACGAAATGGTACAAAACGGTCAACTTACAGAAAGCAATTGGAAGGGTGGATTTTTTAACAAGAACCAATCCATTAAAGCAGTTCGTGAACTGAAAAAGCCCGATCCATTCTTAAAAAAAGTCGATCGTATCTCCCTTCAAAAGTCCATTGAGATCGTAAATGATTCGTACACTCGATATTACAAAAAACAAAACAATGAGCCTCGTTTTAAGTCAAAAAAGAATCCTGTTTAA
- a CDS encoding ATP-grasp domain-containing protein: protein MNNTIVFVESGNYGAELAELKKLNYNIIFLSTGTLPFKTEFAHESILHIKDKNFAQEYYLKDKIVELSKKHKIIALFSTSDYFILSVSRISTELGLNKLNISAAETFTNKYEFRKKQLKLNYKTPKFQKFDTLEHGIEFIKDLNEYWVFKPIRGNESIGVKLIQSVEDLKECFFLLNKMSKLNNSLFPTEYLLEEYIEGNLYSCEFIVDNDQVHIFGVTDRILTPPPYFIELGYAFPYKGILEEDIVKYTKKFIADFQYDFGPCHIEYIISDDNQITILEVNPRIVGWPNNLMLNRSLNINIYQLICELYVKGVINYIESSDIKYSNCLEVVLEHAGYIESITYDQALIGPNCIIIENVKIGSYVKKATSNKEIILRLLAFGNTNKESNQLITSLFKSVHINSNKIFNLI from the coding sequence ATGAATAATACTATTGTTTTTGTAGAATCCGGTAATTATGGAGCTGAATTGGCAGAATTGAAAAAGCTTAACTACAATATTATCTTTCTAAGCACTGGAACGTTACCTTTTAAAACAGAGTTTGCGCACGAATCTATACTACATATAAAAGACAAAAACTTTGCTCAGGAATATTATCTAAAAGATAAAATTGTTGAATTATCGAAAAAACATAAAATTATTGCACTTTTTTCAACATCTGATTATTTTATATTGTCAGTTTCTAGAATTTCAACGGAACTGGGATTAAATAAATTAAATATATCTGCTGCAGAAACATTTACTAACAAATACGAATTCAGGAAAAAACAATTAAAATTAAATTATAAAACACCAAAATTTCAAAAGTTTGATACTTTAGAACACGGTATTGAATTTATTAAAGATTTAAACGAATACTGGGTTTTTAAGCCCATAAGGGGTAATGAATCAATAGGAGTAAAGCTTATACAATCGGTAGAAGATTTAAAAGAATGTTTTTTTCTTTTAAATAAGATGTCTAAATTAAACAATAGTTTGTTCCCGACAGAATACTTGTTAGAAGAATATATAGAGGGAAACTTATATAGTTGCGAGTTTATAGTAGACAACGACCAAGTTCATATTTTTGGAGTAACAGACAGGATTTTAACCCCCCCCCCATATTTTATTGAATTAGGCTATGCTTTTCCTTATAAGGGAATACTGGAAGAAGATATTGTGAAATACACAAAAAAATTCATTGCAGATTTCCAATACGATTTTGGTCCTTGCCATATTGAATACATTATTTCTGACGATAATCAAATTACTATATTAGAAGTTAATCCAAGAATTGTGGGATGGCCTAATAATTTAATGCTTAACAGATCCCTAAACATAAATATTTATCAATTAATTTGTGAGCTATATGTCAAGGGAGTAATTAATTATATTGAGAGTAGCGATATAAAGTATTCAAATTGTTTGGAAGTTGTTTTGGAACATGCAGGTTATATAGAATCTATTACGTATGACCAAGCGCTAATAGGTCCTAATTGTATAATTATTGAAAATGTTAAAATTGGTAGTTATGTAAAAAAAGCAACATCTAATAAGGAAATAATACTAAGACTGTTGGCTTTTGGTAATACAAACAAAGAGTCAAATCAATTAATTACTTCTTTATTTAAGTCTGTCCATATTAATTCTAACAAAATTTTTAATTTAATTTGA
- a CDS encoding CAP domain-containing protein gives MKKWTKWGVGALMTVSVLLGNGQPSSAAETSTDTYKDYRANAYWSEAMKWGIEKGITEGYKTDEGMLLKPDLSITEAQYLAFLIRYVDGEELAQTTSSSSNWSASVYKLAQKYNLSYQLDKKAQSLSITRGKVATILAEAMTKKRLSKEEAVQWMYDQHITVGYGSQPTYDSFQPNTPISRGQIMTFLYRLDQQPIEKSIGLVLDLTLQQEEKQVGDMVNSERSKVGEKPLIIDPVLSAIARIKAQDMALNGYFAHLSPTYGKEDELIKMGNVPYFSRGMYGENIALGYHTAESVMDGWMNSPSHHDNIMDHDYSHIGIGLFEWNGRKYWVQEFFGRTW, from the coding sequence ATGAAAAAATGGACAAAGTGGGGAGTAGGAGCGCTTATGACGGTGAGTGTTCTGCTAGGAAACGGCCAACCTTCATCAGCTGCAGAAACGTCAACGGATACATACAAGGATTATCGTGCAAATGCCTATTGGTCGGAAGCAATGAAGTGGGGAATTGAGAAGGGCATTACAGAAGGATATAAGACAGATGAAGGAATGCTTCTAAAGCCCGATCTTAGCATCACAGAAGCGCAATACTTGGCGTTCTTGATTCGTTACGTAGATGGTGAGGAATTAGCCCAAACGACGTCTAGTAGCTCGAATTGGAGTGCCAGCGTCTATAAGTTAGCTCAAAAATACAACCTATCGTATCAATTGGACAAAAAAGCACAGTCTCTGTCCATCACTCGTGGGAAGGTTGCAACGATTCTCGCGGAAGCTATGACGAAAAAGAGACTTAGCAAGGAAGAAGCTGTCCAGTGGATGTATGATCAGCATATTACGGTGGGATACGGCAGTCAGCCAACTTATGATTCGTTTCAACCCAATACGCCGATTTCACGTGGGCAGATTATGACGTTCTTATATCGATTGGATCAGCAACCGATTGAGAAGTCCATTGGGCTTGTATTAGACTTAACCCTCCAACAAGAGGAGAAACAAGTAGGGGATATGGTCAACAGCGAACGGTCGAAAGTAGGAGAGAAGCCGTTAATCATTGATCCAGTGTTAAGTGCGATTGCGCGCATTAAAGCGCAAGACATGGCGCTCAATGGCTACTTTGCTCATCTATCACCCACGTATGGAAAAGAAGATGAATTAATTAAGATGGGGAACGTGCCCTATTTCAGTAGAGGAATGTATGGGGAAAATATCGCACTCGGATATCATACGGCTGAAAGCGTGATGGATGGCTGGATGAATAGTCCAAGTCACCACGACAACATCATGGATCATGACTATTCGCATATCGGCATTGGTCTGTTTGAGTGGAATGGTCGTAAATACTGGGTGCAAGAGTTCTTTGGCCGTACCTGGTGA
- a CDS encoding BtrH N-terminal domain-containing protein, whose amino-acid sequence MNNIYHCLYLTIEKHAMLNNIKLNASDAFHYLGGYDFYYKKLDNDITPTYKLVGNKIDFNMFFLGCGIKIDRIIEKTEEEALSNSVSIIESENAQLVFANCYYLPYDKKNYQTSYENHMILILNFLPEEGVFEIYDPFYGIQSLSRETLMVARENTLQKKYQYLNIDYTHCQPNNRENYQNIIINNSMNFLEKGLLQMIKFKKELYFIEGKEGFYRDLAYLNLIKLIKHPHGMITTRKLMWESLGGITNFKENGFLNLSNLWIKFSNDLIRLRKNKKDIQYVVDCFDYIIKQERLCNEKILEFLKDDKLGY is encoded by the coding sequence ATGAATAATATCTATCATTGTTTGTACTTGACCATAGAAAAACATGCAATGCTAAATAATATTAAGTTAAATGCTAGTGATGCTTTTCATTATTTAGGCGGTTACGACTTTTATTATAAGAAATTGGATAATGATATAACCCCCACATATAAATTAGTAGGTAACAAAATAGATTTTAATATGTTTTTTTTAGGTTGTGGAATTAAAATAGATCGAATTATTGAAAAAACTGAGGAGGAGGCTTTAAGTAATAGTGTATCTATAATTGAAAGTGAAAATGCTCAGTTAGTTTTTGCAAATTGCTACTACCTTCCTTATGATAAGAAAAACTATCAAACAAGTTATGAAAACCATATGATTTTAATTTTGAATTTTTTACCAGAAGAAGGTGTTTTTGAAATATATGATCCTTTTTACGGTATACAAAGTCTATCAAGAGAAACTTTGATGGTTGCAAGAGAAAATACATTACAAAAAAAATATCAATATTTAAATATAGATTATACTCATTGTCAGCCTAATAATAGAGAAAATTACCAAAATATTATAATTAATAATTCAATGAATTTTTTGGAAAAAGGGTTATTACAAATGATTAAATTTAAAAAGGAATTATATTTTATTGAAGGCAAGGAAGGTTTTTATAGGGATTTAGCATATTTGAATTTGATTAAGTTGATAAAACATCCTCATGGAATGATTACAACAAGAAAGCTAATGTGGGAAAGCTTAGGGGGAATAACAAACTTTAAGGAAAATGGTTTTTTAAACTTAAGTAATTTATGGATTAAATTTTCAAATGATTTGATTAGATTAAGGAAAAATAAAAAAGATATACAATACGTTGTAGACTGTTTTGACTATATTATCAAGCAAGAAAGGTTATGCAATGAAAAAATTTTAGAATTTTTAAAGGATGATAAACTTGGATATTAA